The following nucleotide sequence is from Mytilus edulis chromosome 13, xbMytEdul2.2, whole genome shotgun sequence.
TATAATGCACATAAATATAAGTCTTCTTTGAAACCAAAGAATTCCTTTTCAAGATTTTGTACCATTAATATTGGTTATACCTTTTGctatttcttttttgtaataGACAATAATTCCTCCACTATGTCGAcgtgctttttttttctttttgcgtATTTTTGAGAAAGTATTATAATTTGATATGTTATAATCTTTACACTCCCCTTTCCAGGTTTCAAGTAATATATTTATGTCACTTTgaattttatctataaaaaaatcatCTTGAATTTTGTCCCCAAAGCCACGCACATTCCAAGCAGAAATAGTTAAATAGCGTTTATTCTCATGAGTTCCCATGATCAAATTCCTTCCTAAactaaatgtttttgtaaaataattaaataaatggtctgaaaataaatcattataagttTCATTGTTATAGTTTTCATTTGAGTTTTTCTACTGCCAATTAATGACTTTTggtttatctttaaaatataaaactctCTTTgtcatatatatgatatattcatatttcaaaacatttaccatacatttgtatatataagaaATATCAAGCAATAAACAATATGTCATCATTTAAACAATATCTgaggacaaagaaagataactcaaaatttttgaataagcaagtaaaaaatgtttgttttttttcttttctattttctgttttaaaattatttctttacaCTTACATCCAAATATATTGATTAAACATGTTGAATTCCAACTTTAAAATGATTGTTTAtgaattactttttttaatatatattaaatatggtAAATTTTCTCATTGCCTTATGATTTATGGTAAACAATTAACATATAAAATAACACTTTTGAGTTTCTCTTTTGTCAGTTTGATCTGTTATCCAATTTTACCAACCTTCTTATTTTTAACTATTCCCAGGTATATCATATGTATACACATTATAATATCTatcatatttcttttaatatatctacatgataatatgaaaaatattaaaaaaacttaatttcttACAAATTCTTAGGCTTATCTATTTTGcctagtttaacatgtttaaccaaaaatcaaatatttaaaaatgtcaacaaaagaTCTTTATTTCTTATTACTTAATAATGTCCATCTCTCATTCCACTAAACATGTattcaaacattttgtacatgttgtcCCTATCATTGTTCATGTGCATGTGACTAGTATTTGTATTATATGTATATCTGGTATTGGTATTATCTGTATATCTGTTGTTTGTACTATCTGTGTATCCATTGTTTGTATTCTCTGTATATCTATTATAAGAGTTATGCTTGTCCTGTCTGTAACCCTGATATCCATTTGCATCTCTTTTATTGTACCCACTTCTATTCTGGTCATAATTTGACCTCACTGAATAGCCATTGTTGAAGGACCTTGGATAATTTTTATCATATCTAACTGATAACAGTGGGTTTAAGATTTCCTTAACACATCTGACATAAAGCTTTACACCTTTAAATTTGGATGAATACCATCATAGAAATCTGAATGaatcatattttcaaattgtacataGTGTAACCCAGTATCAACACAATAGTCTCTAAGTAAAATATTGTATAGACCAATTTTTTCATTACATGCATCAGCTTTGTTTCGGTCACCAAGATAATATCTTGGTAAAAGTTCCCCGATCACAACTGTAGATTCTGGTAGAGTAGATTTAAGTTCACGAACACGTAGTTCAACCTCTTGTAGTACATCATCTGGTGTTTTTTGTTCCAAATCATTTGATCCTATTTGTAACAAAACATTTTTAGCATGTACTGTTCCCAATTTCACAAATTTTGTTGCTCCCTCTACAGTTTTATCTCTCAAAGTAGTGATTTTCACTTGTTTATTCTTGTACATTTTTTTACCATCAATGTCTTTTACAATTGATGATCCTATGACCCATAAATCCACTTTTtgtatgtttgtgtttttggattTTTCAATACTATTTCCAGACTCTTTTTCTATGATACTTTGTGTATTGTTATCCGACTGTGTAACACTTTGTGTACATCTTGCTTTAAACAGATCTTTCATTTCAGAACAGGTCTTGTTTACCTCTTGTATTCTCTCTAATGTCTTGAAATTTGTGTTAACACCTATCCTTAAATCCATAAAATGTCTATTTATTTTTTCCAGGATATTTTCCTTCATTTCTTTTGTTGAATTTTCCAATTGTTTTAGACCACTGTTTTCTACATGTAAATTCC
It contains:
- the LOC139501982 gene encoding uncharacterized protein MCAP_0864-like; this encodes MDDNFFQREFVEKENNKIEEESIVKEVNITNSNHIQQSKINSLNKTNDDLIQEPEVGKTSACINIDDQDNTSNKDDGKDENSLEGVLKKMELQENEIKILKSAFHKLENEHIVRDEKIKNLTIMCEKIITKFEDIDQIKSEVHKINQSVEKLDFVSTNENYKENKAQNLLNNSKLAENYKEIQRVKDQGSEICKIVDSLNIKTTQIEMKVQEIKEEINPQLKEMHGNLHVENSGLKQLENSTKEMKENILEKINRHFMDLRIGVNTNFKTLERIQEVNKTCSEMKDLFKARCTQSVTQSDNNTQSIIEKESGNSIEKSKNTNIQKVDLWVIGSSIVKDIDGKKMYKNKQVKITTLRDKTVEGATKFVKLGTVHAKNVLLQIGSNDLEQKTPDDVLQEVELRVRELKSTLPESTVVIGELLPRYYLGDRNKADACNEKIGLYNILLRDYCVDTGLHYVQFENMIHSDFYDGIHPNLKV